A window of the Desulfatirhabdium butyrativorans DSM 18734 genome harbors these coding sequences:
- a CDS encoding sensor domain-containing diguanylate cyclase: MKPFTTRFSDETLEGLHRYWSASRVVHVLLVDSKGTILSANSCFCATLKRDPGELIGSAIWRWLTEPDCAMFQERLRKHEPFDENGFWLNIVDADQAPHTLKCWYLRLGDDVLLIGEIPQERLHVLQAELMALNNQLAVVSRENVRKGKELAKALEELKKAYQKIANLAFLDPLTEVANRRKLEESFQLEVERASRLGLPLTAVLLDIDHFKSVNDAHGHAMGDRVLQRLARAIVSGARPYDLVARYGGEEFLILMPGTSLEQGRLAAERFRSSIASMRIEGLPHLITASFGVATLKPGEPPHTLFDRADKALYCAKEGGRNRVCVERIPQGDR; this comes from the coding sequence ATGAAGCCTTTCACAACCCGGTTCTCCGATGAGACACTGGAGGGACTGCACCGGTATTGGTCGGCATCCCGTGTGGTCCACGTCCTTCTGGTGGATTCCAAGGGGACGATCCTTTCCGCCAATTCCTGTTTTTGCGCCACACTGAAACGGGATCCAGGGGAGTTGATCGGAAGCGCCATCTGGCGATGGCTGACCGAGCCGGACTGTGCCATGTTTCAGGAGCGGTTGCGCAAGCATGAACCTTTCGACGAAAACGGGTTCTGGCTGAACATTGTGGATGCCGATCAGGCGCCGCATACCCTCAAGTGCTGGTATCTGCGGCTTGGAGACGATGTCCTGCTGATCGGTGAAATTCCACAGGAGCGTTTGCATGTCCTGCAGGCAGAACTGATGGCGCTCAACAATCAGCTTGCCGTTGTTTCCCGGGAAAACGTCCGAAAAGGAAAGGAACTGGCCAAAGCGCTCGAAGAACTCAAAAAGGCTTATCAGAAAATCGCGAATCTGGCATTTCTCGATCCCCTGACGGAAGTGGCCAACCGCCGGAAACTCGAGGAAAGCTTTCAGCTCGAGGTGGAACGGGCCAGTCGTCTTGGTCTGCCGTTGACTGCCGTTCTCCTGGATATCGACCATTTCAAATCCGTGAATGACGCTCATGGTCATGCGATGGGAGACAGGGTTTTGCAACGATTGGCCAGGGCTATCGTTTCCGGTGCCAGGCCTTACGATCTTGTGGCACGATATGGTGGGGAAGAGTTTCTCATCTTGATGCCCGGAACGAGCCTGGAGCAGGGCAGATTGGCGGCGGAGCGGTTTCGTTCGAGTATCGCCTCGATGCGGATCGAAGGATTGCCCCATCTGATTACGGCAAGCTTCGGGGTGGCAACACTCAAGCCGGGAGAGCCGCCGCATACCCTTTTCGATCGAGCGGACAAGGCTTTGTATTGTGCCAAGGAAGGCGGCCGGAATCGCGTCTGTGTAGAGCGTATTCCCCAAGGAGACCGGTGA
- a CDS encoding cobalamin B12-binding domain-containing protein, with protein sequence MDAIAGEIPDGAIPELARRVNDARNAYLQALLAGSRKQAFLVIQEARKDGLSIMDIYVDVFQAAMYEIGRLWETNIITVADEHMATAITQYIMSLLYQEMDIPQETSGRAVITGVQGELHQIGPNMVADVLEAEGWNVRFLGTNVPPDGILEAIDEHHAGLFGLSMTMFFHLPNVIELVRRIRTELHHVPACILLGGAAFRMLSALPGELDGCHVAMDLRDALRKTRLTDFTRAAMSSGQTFS encoded by the coding sequence ATGGATGCCATTGCCGGGGAAATACCGGACGGGGCGATTCCCGAATTGGCACGACGCGTCAACGATGCACGAAATGCCTATTTGCAGGCACTCCTCGCCGGATCGCGCAAGCAGGCTTTCCTTGTGATTCAGGAAGCACGGAAAGACGGTCTTTCCATCATGGACATCTATGTTGACGTGTTTCAGGCTGCCATGTACGAAATCGGCCGTCTCTGGGAAACCAATATCATCACCGTGGCGGATGAACACATGGCAACGGCCATCACCCAATACATCATGTCGCTTCTCTACCAGGAAATGGATATTCCGCAGGAGACATCCGGCAGGGCTGTCATTACGGGTGTTCAAGGGGAACTGCACCAGATTGGCCCGAACATGGTGGCCGATGTGCTGGAGGCCGAAGGCTGGAATGTGCGGTTTCTGGGAACCAACGTTCCGCCAGACGGCATTCTGGAAGCCATTGATGAGCACCATGCCGGGCTCTTCGGCCTGTCGATGACCATGTTTTTTCACCTGCCCAATGTCATCGAACTGGTTCGGCGGATACGGACGGAACTCCACCATGTTCCTGCCTGCATCCTGCTGGGCGGAGCGGCCTTCCGGATGCTTTCCGCCTTGCCCGGGGAACTCGATGGGTGTCATGTCGCCATGGACTTGCGGGATGCGCTTCGGAAAACCCGGTTGACGGATTTCACCCGGGCAGCCATGTCATCGGGTCAGACATTTTCTTGA
- a CDS encoding acyl-CoA dehydrogenase family protein: MDFSLSVDHEILRDSVRKFAEKEIKPVARELDKREEFSYETMQKMAELGLFGVFVSEEYGGQGMDYLSYIICTEEIARVDGSHAATVAAENSLGIGPLYYFGNEAQKRKYLPKLCSGEALWGFGLTEANAGSDAANSRTTAVLDGNEWVINGSKIFITNASTKISAGVTVLCKTGTRPDGKPELSCILVESGTPGYESRPMHDKMMWRASNTSSLSFEDCRVPRENLLGERGHGFHQMMMTLDGGRLSIGAMGLGGAQGCYEMALRYAKEREQFGKPISTFQVNAFKLADMALEIECARLLLYKACWLRDNDMPFSKEAAMAKLHCSEVMHNCANHAVQLHGGYGLMQEFDIERFYRDQKLLEIGEGTSEVQRIVIARHIGAL; this comes from the coding sequence ATGGATTTTTCACTCTCGGTCGATCATGAAATTCTCAGAGATTCCGTCCGGAAGTTTGCCGAAAAAGAGATCAAGCCGGTGGCCCGGGAACTCGACAAAAGAGAGGAATTTTCCTATGAAACGATGCAGAAGATGGCCGAGCTCGGGCTGTTCGGTGTGTTCGTGTCGGAAGAATACGGCGGCCAGGGGATGGATTATCTCTCCTACATCATCTGCACCGAAGAAATTGCCCGTGTGGATGGCTCCCATGCCGCCACGGTGGCAGCCGAGAATTCCCTCGGCATCGGCCCGCTCTATTATTTCGGTAACGAGGCGCAAAAGCGGAAGTATCTTCCGAAGTTGTGCAGCGGCGAAGCCCTGTGGGGATTCGGCCTGACCGAGGCCAATGCCGGATCGGATGCCGCAAACTCCAGGACGACGGCTGTCCTGGATGGAAACGAGTGGGTTATCAACGGCAGCAAGATTTTCATTACCAATGCATCTACAAAGATCAGCGCCGGCGTGACGGTTCTTTGCAAAACCGGAACACGGCCGGATGGAAAGCCGGAGCTTTCCTGCATCCTGGTGGAATCGGGCACGCCCGGATACGAATCCAGGCCCATGCACGACAAGATGATGTGGCGTGCCTCCAACACCAGCTCCCTCTCTTTCGAAGATTGCCGGGTGCCCAGGGAAAATCTGCTGGGCGAACGCGGGCATGGCTTCCATCAGATGATGATGACGCTCGATGGGGGCAGGCTCTCGATTGGGGCGATGGGGCTGGGCGGCGCTCAGGGATGCTATGAAATGGCGCTGCGCTATGCCAAGGAGCGGGAACAGTTCGGCAAACCCATCTCCACGTTCCAGGTCAATGCATTCAAGCTTGCCGACATGGCGCTCGAAATTGAGTGCGCCAGGCTTTTGCTGTATAAGGCATGCTGGCTTCGGGACAACGACATGCCGTTTTCCAAGGAGGCGGCCATGGCGAAACTGCATTGTTCCGAGGTGATGCACAACTGCGCCAACCATGCCGTCCAATTGCACGGCGGGTATGGGCTGATGCAGGAATTCGATATCGAGCGTTTCTACAGGGACCAGAAGCTGCTTGAAATCGGAGAAGGAACATCCGAGGTGCAGCGGATCGTCATTGCGCGGCATATTGGCGCACTGTGA
- a CDS encoding XRE family transcriptional regulator yields the protein MDNTAQKPHIHIDYFEDLTGEISAPQSLSVEDIGSRIQAIRQEKGISLEEVSHLTGFDVKMLAEIEAGKIQPQLGTIIRLSKALDSAFGRIIAGVGNSLFSITRRHERKPIARSTSGKGQKAAYIYKSLAPEVKGRHMEALIVQLEENPDAENSVHEGEEFIFVLDGTVSLQIGSDRFDLEPGDSVYYLSTTPHLIAAKTGKATILAVIYGG from the coding sequence ATGGACAACACGGCACAGAAACCGCATATCCACATCGATTATTTCGAGGACTTGACCGGAGAAATTTCAGCACCACAATCCCTGAGCGTTGAAGATATTGGATCAAGGATTCAGGCCATTCGTCAGGAAAAAGGCATTTCTCTCGAAGAAGTATCCCATCTCACCGGTTTTGACGTGAAAATGCTGGCCGAAATCGAAGCGGGCAAAATTCAACCGCAATTGGGCACCATCATTCGTTTGTCCAAGGCTCTCGACAGCGCCTTCGGCAGAATCATCGCCGGGGTGGGCAACAGCCTTTTTTCGATTACCAGAAGGCATGAACGAAAACCCATCGCCCGATCCACTTCCGGAAAGGGACAGAAAGCCGCCTACATTTACAAGAGCCTGGCGCCTGAGGTCAAAGGCCGACACATGGAGGCGCTCATTGTCCAGCTTGAGGAAAACCCGGATGCTGAAAACTCCGTTCACGAAGGGGAGGAATTCATCTTCGTGCTGGATGGTACGGTGTCGCTTCAAATCGGTTCCGATCGCTTCGATCTCGAACCTGGAGACAGCGTGTATTATCTGTCGACAACGCCCCATCTGATTGCCGCCAAGACCGGCAAGGCCACCATCCTGGCCGTCATTTACGGCGGCTGA
- a CDS encoding SHOCT domain-containing protein, with product MTISSCVRSQDELAKLATLKEQGLLSDEEFSKQKSKLLS from the coding sequence GTGACGATATCATCCTGTGTCAGATCACAAGATGAACTTGCAAAACTCGCCACTCTTAAGGAGCAGGGTCTTCTAAGTGATGAAGAATTCTCAAAACAGAAAAGCAAGTTGCTTTCCTAA
- a CDS encoding type II toxin-antitoxin system HicA family toxin, with product MRLLEAHGFEVVKEKGSIRYYGKPGWLALVRVDYHGVKEVPIGTCHHILKSAGINKGGSHD from the coding sequence GTGAGACTGCTTGAAGCCCATGGATTCGAGGTGGTGAAGGAGAAGGGGTCCATCCGATATTATGGCAAGCCCGGGTGGCTTGCTCTGGTTCGAGTCGACTACCATGGTGTCAAGGAAGTGCCTATCGGCACCTGCCATCATATTTTAAAGTCTGCCGGAATAAATAAGGGAGGAAGTCATGATTGA
- a CDS encoding type II toxin-antitoxin system HicB family antitoxin → MIDLPYSLIIEATEEPDYFGFYSPDLEGFTGIGHSIEDCVYKAKWGMKEHVALLKERSLPVPRKVKNPKIIIQNEAKLAA, encoded by the coding sequence ATGATTGATCTGCCCTATTCCTTGATTATCGAGGCAACGGAAGAACCTGATTACTTTGGCTTTTATTCTCCCGATCTGGAAGGGTTTACAGGCATCGGCCACTCCATAGAGGACTGCGTGTATAAAGCCAAATGGGGGATGAAGGAACACGTGGCGCTCCTCAAGGAGAGAAGTCTGCCCGTGCCTCGGAAGGTGAAAAATCCGAAAATCATCATACAAAACGAGGCAAAGTTGGCAGCGTAG
- the cyaB gene encoding class IV adenylate cyclase, translating into MQHTSDAEHLEIEVKFRVENRSDMADRILRSGGVLVSDGFEMNIRWDDASGLLAAQKCLLRLRTESGGRSLLTFKSPPPVDEVQFKVFVERELVVSDAKEMAAILEALGFHPVQIYEKERTVFRFDGVTLCLDRLPFGDFLEIEGEKEAIRHAAERLGLNWERRILDNYLGLFEKVRHSMGLPFSDVTFANFKGIRVESALLP; encoded by the coding sequence ATGCAACACACAAGCGATGCCGAGCATCTGGAAATCGAAGTGAAGTTCCGGGTGGAGAACCGATCCGATATGGCGGATCGGATTCTTCGATCCGGAGGCGTGCTGGTTTCGGACGGATTCGAGATGAACATCCGGTGGGATGACGCATCGGGATTGCTGGCCGCCCAAAAATGCCTGCTGCGGTTGCGAACCGAATCGGGTGGCAGGTCCCTGCTTACCTTCAAGTCCCCGCCACCGGTGGATGAGGTTCAGTTCAAGGTGTTTGTCGAGCGGGAGCTTGTGGTGAGCGATGCCAAGGAAATGGCCGCCATTCTCGAAGCGCTTGGGTTTCATCCGGTGCAGATTTACGAAAAGGAGCGAACGGTCTTTCGCTTCGATGGCGTCACGTTGTGTCTGGACAGGCTTCCGTTCGGGGATTTTCTGGAAATCGAGGGGGAAAAAGAGGCGATCCGCCATGCCGCAGAGCGCCTCGGCCTGAATTGGGAGCGGCGGATTCTCGACAATTATCTGGGCTTGTTCGAGAAGGTGCGCCATTCGATGGGGCTGCCTTTTTCGGATGTGACCTTTGCGAATTTCAAGGGTATCCGGGTTGAAAGCGCCCTGTTGCCGTAA
- the queD gene encoding 6-carboxytetrahydropterin synthase QueD, protein MYELTVITQFAAAHQLKMVAKKCENLHGHNWKVEVSVCGQHLNEAGVLIDFVELKRHVNDVIDRLDHRFLNELGVFSDDFPPSSENIARFIATEIDSKLEGTGVRVSRVRTWESDSASATYIP, encoded by the coding sequence ATGTACGAACTGACGGTGATCACTCAATTTGCAGCAGCCCATCAACTGAAGATGGTGGCCAAGAAATGCGAAAACCTCCACGGCCACAACTGGAAGGTGGAGGTTTCGGTGTGTGGGCAACATTTGAATGAGGCCGGAGTACTGATCGATTTTGTCGAACTCAAGCGACATGTCAATGATGTGATCGATCGACTCGACCATCGCTTCCTGAATGAACTCGGCGTATTTTCAGATGATTTTCCACCCTCTTCCGAAAACATCGCCCGGTTTATCGCGACAGAAATCGATTCGAAGCTCGAGGGAACAGGTGTTCGGGTATCCAGGGTCCGCACCTGGGAATCCGACTCGGCAAGCGCCACATATATTCCCTGA
- the dnaJ gene encoding molecular chaperone DnaJ produces MANKKDYYEILGVSRNASEAELKAAYRKLAIACHPDKNPGNKEAEERFKEAAEAYEVLRDPQKRQIYDQFGHQGLEGAGFSGFRGFEDIFSSFGGIFEDLFGFGGSGRNRSRSQRGSDLRYDLKLSFLQAAFGTETEIDVEKTAICPTCEGSGCKPGTYPDTCRQCQGTGQVTRSQGFFTVRTPCPVCRGTGQVISSPCPECHANGRVVIRKKVSVKIPAGVDSGSRLRLNGEGEPGTHNGPPGDLYIFISVEPHELFERNNTDILYRAKISFVQAALGEEIIVPTLNGERSIQITRGAQPGEYVRIQGEGIPSLRNGKRGDLIVQFDIRTPTNLSKKQEELLKEFKKLESGKLTTKLKNILKKNTSSTHA; encoded by the coding sequence ATGGCCAACAAGAAGGATTACTACGAAATTCTCGGCGTATCTCGCAATGCGTCCGAAGCAGAGCTTAAAGCCGCTTATCGCAAGCTTGCGATCGCCTGTCATCCGGACAAGAATCCCGGAAACAAGGAGGCCGAAGAAAGATTCAAGGAAGCAGCAGAGGCCTATGAAGTGCTGCGAGACCCCCAGAAACGGCAGATTTACGATCAGTTCGGCCATCAGGGGCTGGAAGGCGCCGGTTTTTCAGGGTTCAGGGGATTTGAAGACATTTTTTCGAGTTTCGGCGGCATTTTCGAGGATTTGTTCGGATTTGGCGGTTCGGGCAGAAACCGGAGCCGATCCCAACGGGGTTCGGATCTGCGCTATGACCTGAAATTGAGCTTTCTTCAGGCGGCATTCGGAACGGAAACCGAAATCGACGTCGAAAAGACAGCGATTTGTCCGACATGCGAAGGAAGCGGTTGCAAACCGGGCACTTACCCGGATACCTGCAGACAATGCCAGGGGACGGGTCAGGTGACCCGAAGCCAGGGCTTTTTCACGGTACGGACCCCCTGCCCGGTTTGCCGGGGAACGGGGCAGGTCATCTCCTCTCCCTGCCCCGAATGCCATGCAAACGGCAGGGTTGTCATCCGGAAGAAAGTATCCGTGAAGATTCCGGCCGGTGTCGATAGCGGATCGCGTCTGCGTCTGAACGGAGAAGGAGAGCCCGGTACACACAACGGACCGCCCGGAGATCTGTATATTTTCATTTCCGTCGAGCCCCATGAGCTTTTCGAAAGAAACAACACGGATATCCTGTACCGGGCCAAGATATCCTTCGTTCAGGCAGCCCTGGGCGAGGAAATCATCGTCCCGACCCTGAACGGAGAGAGATCGATTCAAATCACCAGAGGAGCGCAACCGGGAGAATATGTCCGTATTCAGGGAGAAGGGATACCTTCGCTCCGAAACGGAAAGCGCGGTGACCTGATCGTGCAGTTCGATATCCGCACCCCGACGAATTTATCCAAAAAGCAGGAAGAACTGCTGAAGGAATTTAAGAAGCTCGAATCCGGAAAGCTCACGACCAAACTGAAGAATATCCTGAAAAAGAATACATCCTCAACCCACGCCTGA
- the nadB gene encoding L-aspartate oxidase, translating into MHLYCGKRMELEQMKIQSDFLVIGSGVAGLFFALKVADRGTVSLITKRNIMDTNTSQAQGGIASVFDALDSFDLHIQDTLDAGDGLCNVEVVEKVVKNGPDRIRELIDMGVSFNLKTGNPAEKGEKGLHLTREGGHSHNRIVHAQDMTGMELQKVMTRHVLDHPNITVYEDHLAIDLITVSTRMKRGLITTTHEDFCIGAYVLDRRSNIVLTFESKITLLSTGGCGKVYLYTSNPDIATGDGIAMGYRAGATIANMEFVQFHPTCLYHPNAKNFLLSEALRGEGAVLLDKSGHAFMQKYDPRKDLACRDVVARAIDAEMKKSGDDHVYLDISDKNADFIRTRFPNLYEKCLSFGYDMTREPIPVVPAAHYMCGGVVTDMNGRTDIARLYAVGETACTGLHGANRLASNSLIEALVYADSAARQACRELEERDFQIPQAPPWDDVGTSPADELIMVSQNWDEIRRFMWNYVGIVRSDKRLSRAWHRIQMIQNEIREFYWDFKVSADLIELRNIAVVAELIIRCAMHRKESRGLHYNIEYPEKDDLRWKKDTIIRRQFVG; encoded by the coding sequence ATGCATCTTTACTGCGGTAAACGAATGGAATTGGAACAGATGAAGATTCAAAGCGATTTTCTGGTTATTGGCAGCGGTGTCGCAGGGCTTTTTTTCGCCCTAAAAGTTGCAGATCGCGGCACGGTAAGCCTCATCACCAAAAGAAATATCATGGACACCAATACCAGCCAGGCCCAGGGCGGGATCGCATCGGTATTCGATGCACTCGACTCCTTCGATCTGCATATTCAGGACACCCTCGATGCAGGAGATGGGCTTTGCAACGTGGAGGTCGTCGAAAAAGTGGTGAAAAACGGGCCGGACCGGATTCGGGAACTCATCGATATGGGGGTTTCTTTCAACCTGAAAACGGGCAATCCTGCGGAAAAGGGCGAAAAGGGGCTTCATCTGACTCGTGAAGGCGGTCATTCCCACAACCGGATCGTCCATGCCCAGGACATGACCGGAATGGAACTGCAGAAGGTGATGACCCGCCACGTGCTGGATCATCCCAACATCACGGTCTACGAGGACCATCTCGCCATCGATCTGATCACGGTTTCCACCCGCATGAAACGCGGTCTGATCACCACCACGCACGAAGATTTCTGTATCGGAGCCTATGTGCTGGACCGCAGATCCAATATCGTGCTGACATTTGAGTCCAAAATCACCCTGCTTTCCACAGGTGGCTGCGGGAAGGTCTATTTGTACACGAGCAATCCGGATATCGCCACAGGAGACGGCATCGCCATGGGATACCGGGCAGGGGCCACGATCGCCAATATGGAATTCGTGCAGTTCCATCCGACCTGCCTCTACCATCCCAATGCGAAAAACTTCCTGCTCTCCGAAGCCCTCCGCGGAGAAGGTGCCGTGCTGCTCGATAAATCAGGTCATGCCTTCATGCAGAAATACGATCCGAGAAAGGATCTGGCCTGCCGGGATGTGGTTGCCAGGGCCATCGATGCCGAAATGAAAAAGAGCGGAGATGATCATGTCTATCTCGACATTTCCGATAAGAATGCGGATTTCATCCGGACACGTTTCCCCAATTTGTATGAAAAATGTCTCTCGTTCGGTTACGACATGACCCGGGAGCCCATTCCCGTCGTACCTGCAGCCCATTACATGTGCGGCGGGGTGGTCACCGACATGAACGGCAGAACCGACATTGCACGGTTGTATGCCGTCGGAGAAACGGCCTGCACGGGACTGCACGGCGCCAATCGCCTGGCCAGCAATTCCCTGATCGAAGCCCTGGTCTACGCCGATTCAGCGGCCAGGCAGGCATGCCGGGAGTTGGAAGAAAGAGATTTTCAAATTCCGCAAGCCCCGCCCTGGGACGATGTCGGCACGAGTCCTGCGGACGAGCTCATCATGGTGTCGCAGAACTGGGACGAAATCCGGCGCTTCATGTGGAATTATGTCGGTATCGTCCGCTCCGACAAGCGGCTTTCAAGGGCATGGCACAGGATTCAGATGATTCAGAATGAAATCCGGGAATTTTACTGGGATTTCAAGGTGTCTGCCGACCTGATCGAACTGCGCAACATTGCCGTGGTGGCCGAGCTCATCATCCGATGCGCCATGCACCGCAAAGAAAGCCGTGGCTTGCACTACAACATCGAATATCCCGAGAAAGACGATCTTCGCTGGAAAAAAGACACCATCATCCGAAGGCAATTTGTCGGATAA
- a CDS encoding TIGR04211 family SH3 domain-containing protein — translation MKRAALFLLTVSILCWMASPTFAEQMYISENIRMVVREGPGNEYKIIQTLMSGDSVDVVESGKDWSKIRLEDGREGWAPTRFLTTQIPSVLALKLLEKKYADLMAQTGGTSEDAVGLTPDTRQMLSERNSLQKQYDELQQQYEALKQDSRNVEKLRSDLEAAKKQLADRETEDKTARESKAFLFLDERLIFFLAGALVLLIGFVLGRSARSKKSHASLLR, via the coding sequence ATGAAACGTGCTGCTCTGTTTTTGTTGACGGTATCGATTTTATGCTGGATGGCTTCTCCGACCTTTGCCGAACAAATGTACATTTCCGAAAACATCCGGATGGTGGTCCGGGAAGGCCCGGGGAATGAATACAAGATCATCCAGACATTGATGTCCGGGGATAGCGTCGACGTTGTCGAATCCGGAAAAGACTGGTCCAAAATCCGGCTGGAAGACGGACGGGAAGGTTGGGCGCCGACACGCTTTCTGACGACACAGATTCCAAGTGTTCTGGCGCTGAAACTTCTCGAAAAGAAATACGCCGATCTCATGGCCCAGACAGGCGGGACATCGGAGGATGCCGTCGGGCTGACGCCGGATACCCGCCAGATGCTTTCCGAAAGAAACTCGCTTCAGAAACAATACGATGAACTGCAACAACAATACGAAGCCCTCAAGCAGGACAGCAGGAATGTCGAAAAATTGCGGTCCGATCTCGAAGCTGCAAAAAAGCAGCTTGCCGACCGGGAGACTGAAGACAAGACCGCTCGGGAAAGCAAAGCATTCCTGTTTCTGGATGAGCGACTGATCTTTTTTTTGGCTGGAGCCTTGGTCCTGTTGATCGGATTTGTTCTCGGCCGATCGGCGAGATCGAAGAAATCACATGCATCTTTACTGCGGTAA
- a CDS encoding DUF1178 family protein, producing the protein MIVYDLECSNGHCFEGWFEDCESFDRQMAEKRIACPVCDDGNIVKKPFAPAIRTGLQQQKRDPDLADMIELKQRIVEYVDRHFENVGSQFATEALKIHYGVAEARNIRGVSTPQEEKLLENEGVQFFKVDLS; encoded by the coding sequence GTGATTGTATACGATTTGGAATGCAGCAATGGTCATTGTTTTGAAGGATGGTTCGAAGACTGCGAGTCGTTTGATCGGCAAATGGCGGAGAAGCGGATCGCCTGCCCGGTGTGCGATGACGGGAATATCGTGAAAAAACCTTTTGCGCCCGCCATTCGCACAGGACTTCAGCAGCAGAAGCGAGACCCGGATTTGGCCGACATGATCGAGCTCAAACAGCGGATTGTCGAATATGTCGATCGGCATTTTGAAAACGTCGGTTCGCAATTTGCCACCGAGGCCCTGAAAATTCACTATGGCGTAGCGGAGGCGCGCAATATCCGGGGGGTGAGCACGCCACAGGAAGAGAAGCTTCTCGAGAACGAAGGCGTTCAGTTTTTCAAGGTCGATCTGTCATGA
- a CDS encoding phosphate/phosphite/phosphonate ABC transporter substrate-binding protein, whose amino-acid sequence MKNVRWIAAWMLLVLLCGCSDNESVVSVDMKKRETIDTRQSTPAITYAYLPQYAHSVSYDRHHLLIAYLRQKTGLNIKQVFPESFNEHMRMVSQGKIDISFTNPYVYVITAHRYGQKVFAQIVESYGNAAFRGQIICRTDNDAIRTLADCKGKRVIAVDMTSAGGFLYPMGYFFQHGIRREDFSELSFSPGPGGKQEKVVLAVYSGQFDVGLIREGSLNVVADKIDIGRIRVLATSDWYPAWVYSARADVAADVVAKIRQALFELDENNPEHRPILEKADFRKVIPATDRDMAPVGNLMKTLGIDWNG is encoded by the coding sequence ATGAAAAATGTCAGGTGGATAGCGGCCTGGATGCTGCTGGTCTTGCTCTGCGGCTGCTCGGACAACGAATCCGTTGTCAGCGTTGACATGAAAAAACGCGAAACCATCGACACGCGCCAGAGCACGCCAGCCATCACCTACGCGTACCTGCCGCAATACGCCCATTCTGTTTCCTACGACAGACACCACCTGCTGATCGCCTATCTGCGGCAGAAAACCGGATTGAACATCAAACAGGTGTTTCCGGAATCGTTCAATGAACACATGCGTATGGTCAGCCAGGGCAAGATCGACATTTCCTTCACCAACCCCTATGTCTACGTCATTACGGCCCATCGTTACGGCCAGAAAGTCTTCGCCCAGATCGTGGAATCTTACGGGAATGCCGCTTTCCGCGGGCAGATCATCTGCAGAACGGACAACGATGCCATCCGTACGCTTGCCGATTGCAAGGGCAAGCGGGTCATTGCAGTCGATATGACGTCTGCAGGGGGGTTCTTGTATCCGATGGGTTATTTTTTTCAGCACGGGATCCGCCGGGAGGATTTTTCGGAACTCAGTTTTTCGCCCGGCCCCGGAGGGAAACAGGAAAAAGTGGTTCTTGCCGTCTATTCGGGGCAGTTCGATGTCGGGCTGATCCGGGAAGGTTCATTGAATGTGGTGGCAGACAAGATCGATATCGGGCGGATCCGGGTTCTGGCTACCAGCGACTGGTATCCGGCATGGGTGTATTCGGCCCGGGCTGATGTCGCCGCTGATGTTGTTGCCAAGATCCGGCAGGCCCTCTTCGAACTGGATGAGAACAATCCAGAACACAGGCCCATTCTCGAGAAGGCCGATTTCCGGAAGGTGATTCCGGCAACGGATCGGGACATGGCGCCTGTCGGCAATCTGATGAAAACCCTGGGTATCGATTGGAACGGATGA